The following proteins come from a genomic window of Motilibacter peucedani:
- the dusB gene encoding tRNA dihydrouridine synthase DusB: protein MGGVTVTAERAQLALGGLTVDPPVVLAPMAGITNPPYRQLCREAAGGRGLFVSEMITSRGLVEGDAETLHLLEPAPGEWPRSVQLYGVDPYYVGEAVRILVDGHGVDHVDLNFGCPVPKVTKRGGGAALPWKRTLLRDILRAAVSGAGGRVPVTMKTRKGLDDDHLTYLDAGRIAAEEGAAAIALHGRTAIQGYSGEADWESVARLKESTGIPVLGNGDVWEADDALRMLRETGCDGVVVGRGCLGRPWLFGHLAAAFDGQPPPAQPTLGEVAATVRRHAELLAEWTGEDRGLRELRKFMAWYFKGFPVGSETRQQLGMVSSFAELDALLARLDPDEPFPVAELGRPRGRTSPQKRLALPDGWLDSEWSGLPSADAELSVSGG from the coding sequence ATGGGTGGCGTGACGGTGACGGCGGAGCGGGCGCAGCTCGCGCTCGGGGGCCTCACCGTCGACCCGCCGGTCGTGCTCGCGCCGATGGCGGGGATCACCAACCCGCCCTACCGCCAGCTGTGCCGCGAGGCGGCGGGGGGACGCGGGCTGTTCGTCAGCGAGATGATCACCAGCCGCGGCCTGGTCGAGGGTGACGCCGAGACGCTGCACCTGCTCGAGCCCGCGCCCGGGGAGTGGCCGCGCAGCGTCCAGCTCTACGGTGTCGACCCCTACTACGTCGGCGAGGCCGTCCGCATCCTCGTCGACGGCCACGGCGTCGACCACGTCGACCTCAACTTCGGCTGCCCCGTGCCCAAGGTGACCAAGCGCGGCGGCGGAGCGGCCCTGCCCTGGAAGCGCACGCTGCTGCGCGACATCCTGCGCGCGGCGGTGAGCGGGGCGGGCGGCCGCGTACCCGTCACCATGAAGACCCGCAAGGGGCTCGACGACGACCACCTCACCTACCTCGACGCCGGCCGCATCGCCGCGGAGGAAGGGGCGGCGGCCATCGCGCTGCACGGGCGCACCGCGATCCAGGGCTACAGCGGCGAGGCCGACTGGGAGTCGGTCGCACGGCTCAAGGAGTCGACCGGCATCCCGGTGCTCGGCAACGGCGACGTGTGGGAGGCCGACGACGCGCTGCGCATGCTGCGCGAGACCGGCTGCGACGGCGTCGTCGTGGGCCGCGGCTGCCTGGGCCGGCCGTGGCTGTTCGGCCACCTCGCGGCGGCGTTCGACGGCCAGCCGCCGCCTGCGCAGCCGACCCTCGGCGAGGTCGCGGCGACCGTGCGCCGGCACGCCGAGCTGCTCGCGGAGTGGACCGGCGAGGACCGCGGTCTGCGCGAGCTGCGCAAGTTCATGGCGTGGTACTTCAAGGGCTTCCCCGTCGGCTCGGAGACGCGCCAGCAGCTCGGCATGGTGTCGAGCTTCGCCGAGCTCGACGCGCTGCTCGCCCGGCTCGACCCCGACGAGCCGTTCCCCGTCGCCGAGCTCGGCCGCCCGCGCGGGCGCACCAGCCCGCAGAAGCGGCTCGCGTTGCCGGACGGCTGGCTCGACAGCGAGTGGAGCGGCCTGCCGTCGGCCGACGCCGAGCTGTCCGTCTCCGGCGGCTGA
- a CDS encoding deoxyguanosinetriphosphate triphosphohydrolase: MSRVLPGYLAHDAERWVDDPPRDPGRSPFARDRARVVHASGLRRLGAKTQVVHPWSDDFVRNRLTHSLEVAQVGRELGRALGCDPDVVETACLAHDLGHPPFGHNGERALDEVAAGIGGFEGNAQTLRMLTRLEPKVFAPDGRSVGLNLTRASLDAATKYPWFATDSYAARGKYGAYADDADVFAWLRQGAPHRARCIEAQVMDWADDVAYSVHDLEDGLQGGRIDFRALADADEVAQVARVACDAYAPGSDPAAVAAALGRLTALPEWPASCDGSRRDLAALKRLTSALIGRFCLAAERATRAQAGDGPLTRYACDLHVPDPTVLEVAALKAVAATYVMRAEGRAASLERQRTVLAEIAAAWLERPELLARSAQEDWAASADDAARTRVVVDAVASLTDTSAIQISASLRGSEPQK, from the coding sequence CTGAGCCGGGTGCTGCCGGGCTACCTCGCGCACGACGCCGAGCGCTGGGTCGACGACCCGCCCCGCGATCCCGGCCGGTCGCCGTTCGCCCGGGACCGCGCACGGGTCGTGCACGCGAGCGGACTGCGCCGGCTCGGCGCCAAGACCCAGGTAGTGCACCCGTGGAGCGACGACTTCGTCCGCAACCGGCTCACCCACTCGCTCGAGGTCGCCCAAGTGGGTCGTGAGCTGGGCCGGGCCTTGGGCTGCGACCCCGACGTCGTCGAGACCGCCTGCCTGGCCCACGACCTCGGTCACCCGCCGTTCGGCCACAACGGCGAGCGCGCGCTCGACGAGGTCGCGGCGGGCATCGGCGGGTTCGAGGGCAACGCCCAGACCCTGCGCATGCTGACGCGCCTCGAGCCCAAGGTCTTCGCTCCCGACGGCCGCAGCGTCGGGCTCAACCTCACGCGAGCCAGCCTCGACGCGGCGACCAAGTACCCGTGGTTCGCCACCGACTCCTACGCCGCGCGGGGCAAGTACGGCGCCTACGCCGACGACGCCGACGTCTTCGCCTGGCTGCGGCAGGGCGCGCCCCACCGCGCGCGCTGCATCGAGGCGCAGGTCATGGACTGGGCCGACGACGTGGCCTACTCGGTCCACGACCTCGAGGACGGCCTGCAGGGCGGGCGCATCGACTTCCGGGCGCTCGCCGACGCCGACGAGGTGGCGCAGGTCGCGCGGGTGGCGTGCGACGCGTACGCCCCTGGCTCCGACCCCGCGGCCGTGGCCGCAGCGCTGGGCCGCCTCACCGCCCTGCCCGAGTGGCCGGCCTCCTGCGACGGCAGCCGTCGCGACCTCGCGGCGCTCAAGCGCCTGACCAGCGCGCTCATCGGCCGCTTCTGCCTCGCTGCCGAGCGCGCGACGCGCGCGCAGGCGGGCGACGGCCCGCTGACCCGGTACGCCTGCGACCTCCACGTCCCCGACCCCACCGTCCTGGAGGTGGCGGCGCTCAAGGCCGTCGCCGCGACCTACGTCATGCGCGCCGAGGGCCGCGCGGCCTCGCTCGAGCGCCAGCGCACGGTGCTCGCGGAGATCGCCGCAGCCTGGCTGGAGCGCCCGGAGCTGCTCGCTCGTTCGGCACAGGAGGACTGGGCCGCCAGTGCCGACGACGCTGCCCGGACCCGGGTCGTCGTCGACGCCGTCGCGTCGCTGACCGACACCTCGGCGATCCAGATTTCTGCCTCGCTGCGCGGGTCGGAACCGCAGAAGTAG